A genomic region of Sulfobacillus acidophilus DSM 10332 contains the following coding sequences:
- a CDS encoding regulatory protein ArsR (PFAM: Sugar-specific transcriptional regulator TrmB~InterPro IPR001845~KEGG: chl:Chy400_0577 helix-turn-helix type 11 domain-containing protein~SMART: HTH transcriptional regulator, ArsR~SPTR: Helix-turn-helix type 11 domain protein): protein MSDWTFLTNHAQVLLCLVRKGGRMTAREIAGTVGITERAVQRILDDLEEGGYITRHRDGRQNHYEIHPDLPMRHPAQRGRAIRDLLDLLAMPDL, encoded by the coding sequence ATGTCCGATTGGACGTTTCTCACCAATCACGCCCAGGTTTTACTATGCCTCGTGCGAAAGGGCGGTCGAATGACCGCGCGCGAAATTGCCGGGACCGTAGGAATCACGGAGCGGGCAGTGCAACGGATTCTCGATGACTTGGAAGAGGGCGGGTACATCACCCGCCATCGCGATGGGCGCCAAAATCACTATGAGATTCATCCGGATCTGCCGATGCGCCACCCCGCCCAGCGAGGGCGGGCCATCCGGGATTTGTTGGATCTGTTGGCGATGCCGGATCTTTAA